One Triticum dicoccoides isolate Atlit2015 ecotype Zavitan chromosome 5B, WEW_v2.0, whole genome shotgun sequence genomic window carries:
- the LOC119306754 gene encoding noroxomaritidine/norcraugsodine reductase-like, with protein MAAEGGSREERWTLAGATALVTGGSKGIGYAIVEELAGFGARVHACSRNAAELEECRRRWEEKGLHVTVSACDVSVRADRERLMDTVRQTFNGKLDILVNNAGQLLVKPTAECTAEEYSKVMATNLESSFHLCQLARPLLVHAGGGSIINVSSIGGSIGFVGSAIYAITKSAMNQLTRSLATEWAPDKIRVNGVAPGFITTDMIKDMDTEYMEQEHSKTPLRRSGKPAEIASAVAFLCMPAASFITGQVICVDGGRTISA; from the exons ATGGCGGCTGAGGGCGGGAGCAGGGAGGAGAGGTGGACCCTGGCCGGCGCCACGGCGCTCGTCACCGGCGGCAGCAAAGGGATCGGGTACGCCATCGTGGAGGAGCTCGCCGGGTTCGGTGCGAGGGTGCACGCCTGCTCCCGGAACGCGGCGGAGCTGGAGGAGTGCCGACGGCGGTGGGAGGAGAAGGGCCTGCATGTCACCGTCTCCGCCTGCGACGTCTCCGTGCGCGCCGACAGGGAGAGGCTCATGGACACCGTCCGGCAGACCTTCAACGGCAAGCTCGACATACTA GTGAACAACGCGGGGCAACTGCTGGTGAAGCCCACCGCGGAGTGCACGGCGGAGGAGTACTCCAAGGTGATGGCTACCAACCTGGAGTCGAGCTTCCATCTCTGCCAACTCGCGCGCCCTCTTCTCGTACACGCCGGAGGAGGCAGCATCATCAACGTGTCCTCCATTGGAGGCTCAATTGGCTTCGTAGGCTCCGCAATCTACGCTATCACAAAAA GTGCTATGAACCAACTGACCAGGAGTTTGGCCACCGAGTGGGCCCCTGACAAGATCCGTGTGAACGGTGTTGCCCCAGGATTTATCACAACCGATATGATTAAAGAT ATGGATACGGAGTACATGGAACAGGAGCACTCCAAAACCCCGTTGCGGCGGAGTGGCAAGCCAGCCGAGATCGCCTCCGCGGTGGCATTTCTGTGCATGCCGGCGGCTTCCTTCATCACCGGCCAGGTCATCTGCGTCGACGGTGGTCGAACCATTAGTGCTTAA